One part of the Clostridium thermosuccinogenes genome encodes these proteins:
- a CDS encoding dihydroorotate dehydrogenase electron transfer subunit encodes MAKILKEKIISVEEIGPEVFKMTIESGYVSEKASPGQFVNVKCGDGSNPLLRRPISICDVDRKAGTFDLVFQVRGAGTGILSTKKPGDEIDMIAPLGRGFGIPEGAKKIGVVGGGIGIFPLLFLLKERKAIAAKENEPLESIAFLGFRNAENIILQREFEKVADRLLISTDDGSEGYHGFITDLLERELERTKLDVVYTCGPKPMMKRVIKIAAERNIRCQVSLEERMGCGIGACLVCACKTKLGDGWEYSHVCKDGPVFWSDEVMLE; translated from the coding sequence ATGGCTAAAATACTGAAAGAGAAGATTATTTCGGTGGAGGAAATTGGCCCGGAGGTGTTTAAAATGACCATAGAATCCGGATATGTTTCAGAAAAGGCTTCGCCGGGGCAATTTGTAAATGTGAAATGCGGCGACGGGTCAAATCCCCTTCTTCGCCGTCCCATTAGTATATGCGATGTTGACAGGAAAGCAGGAACCTTTGACCTGGTTTTTCAGGTTAGAGGCGCCGGTACCGGTATTTTGAGCACAAAAAAACCCGGGGACGAAATTGATATGATTGCTCCCTTGGGAAGAGGCTTCGGTATTCCCGAAGGTGCTAAAAAAATCGGAGTGGTCGGCGGGGGAATAGGCATATTCCCTCTGCTGTTTCTTCTAAAGGAAAGGAAGGCTATAGCAGCCAAAGAAAATGAGCCTTTAGAGAGCATAGCTTTTCTGGGTTTCAGAAATGCAGAGAATATAATACTTCAAAGGGAATTTGAAAAGGTTGCGGACAGGCTGCTGATATCCACAGATGACGGCAGCGAAGGATATCACGGATTTATAACCGACCTTCTGGAAAGGGAGCTGGAAAGAACGAAGCTGGACGTGGTTTACACCTGCGGACCTAAACCCATGATGAAAAGAGTTATTAAAATTGCTGCCGAAAGAAACATCCGATGCCAGGTATCCCTGGAAGAGAGGATGGGATGCGGCATAGGAGCATGTCTTGTATGCGCTTGCAAGACAAAACTGGGGGATGGATGGGAGTACAGTCATGTCTGCAAGGATGGGCCGGTATTCTGGAGCGATGAAGTAATGCTGGAGTAG